Genomic window (Daucus carota subsp. sativus chromosome 5, DH1 v3.0, whole genome shotgun sequence):
AGGGGAAAAAGGTGAAGGACCCTAACAAGCCTAAGAGGCCTCCAAGTGCTTTCTTTGTCTTCATGTATGTTTCCGCTTTTCAGCTTTGTTGgattttgaattttagtttgattatgtgattttttgtttttatgttgATTGTCGGTTACGGATTTTCTGATGCGTTATGTTTTGATGAGctgttattttttaattatgcaGGGAAGGTTTCAGGAAGCAGTTTAAGGAAAAGAACCCTGCTGTTAAGGGAGTTGCCGCTGTAAGTTGTGTTTATTGCTGTTTGTCTATATATGTGTTTTTTCAGGATTTTGTTTTAATGTGTTGATTCGCGATGAATTGAATAATAGATGGGGAAAGCGGGTGGAGATGCGTGGAGGTCAATGTCGGATGAGGTAATTAATTCTTTATGTAACTGGAATTAAGTTAGTTGACCTTGTTGCGGATAAAGTTGGTTTGGATTGGTACTGTTTTTAATTATGACTGTGTTTGTGAATTATAGGACAAGGCTCAGTATGTGACTGTTGCTGAGCAGAGGAAGAAGGAATACGAGAAGAAGTTGAAAGCCTATGATAACAAGCAGGTAAGCTTATTTTTTGTTTGCGTGAACTGTTTCTTATTTTGAGTGTTTTAGTTGGCACACTGTGTTTTTTTACTGTTTCTTATTTGTTCGTTTgggtataatttaaatatataatgacTTTAAGTCTGGAGAAATTGAGGAGGAGGAATCTGACAAGTCGAAGTCCGAGgttaatgatgaagatgaagagggtAGTGATGAGGTGCGTGTTGAACTTTACATATTCATGTTTGAGTGTCTCATCTTTGTAGCTTGtgttattaattacttgatgttTTTTTTCGCAGGAAGAGGATGACGATTAAGCTAATGTGGGTGCTGGGATGGAAGATGGCTTGCTCTATGTAGCTGTCTTGTGTTATGTTAATTACTTTCATTAGAGATTTCAGAACTGTTACATTATGATTTCATGTGTTAGTGGTGGCCGTGTTGCCCCTCCTATCTTTATGTTTCAGTCCGTTGACT
Coding sequences:
- the LOC108223486 gene encoding HMG1/2-like protein, with amino-acid sequence MKGGRSKAGSKNDDKLSVKQKKGKKVKDPNKPKRPPSAFFVFMEGFRKQFKEKNPAVKGVAAMGKAGGDAWRSMSDEDKAQYVTVAEQRKKEYEKKLKAYDNKQSGEIEEEESDKSKSEVNDEDEEGSDEEEDDD